Proteins from one Meiothermus cerbereus DSM 11376 genomic window:
- a CDS encoding PIN domain-containing protein, with the protein MARILVDTSAWIEFYHPKGARQVKQALGNALEVHEIAVLAPIAVELLSGAKSEKDYGLLAADLQALLWLPLGSEEAGVAGQLAYDLARSGQRVPTVDLLIAGAALVHGCELWHFGDAHFATIKGHSPLQEHNLKSA; encoded by the coding sequence GTGGCCCGCATCTTGGTAGATACATCGGCCTGGATTGAGTTTTATCACCCCAAGGGTGCCCGCCAGGTCAAGCAAGCCCTGGGTAACGCCCTGGAGGTACATGAGATCGCGGTCCTAGCGCCGATTGCCGTGGAACTTCTGTCCGGCGCAAAGAGCGAGAAAGACTACGGTCTTCTCGCCGCTGACCTGCAGGCCCTGCTCTGGCTACCCTTGGGAAGCGAAGAGGCGGGGGTGGCCGGCCAGCTGGCCTACGATCTGGCCCGTTCCGGCCAGCGGGTACCCACGGTGGACTTGCTGATCGCCGGAGCGGCCTTGGTGCATGGCTGCGAACTGTGGCACTTTGGCGATGCCCACTTTGCAACCATCAAGGGCC